From Halorubrum salinarum, the proteins below share one genomic window:
- a CDS encoding bifunctional 4-hydroxy-2-oxoglutarate aldolase/2-dehydro-3-deoxy-phosphogluconate aldolase, with protein sequence MNETLSRLVDSGVVAVLRGVPADQLIEIAEALREGGVTAVEITADTSEVADLIGEVAGSFDDEVVVGTGTVLDSETARTTLMAGAEFVVSPSLHEDVIETCNRYGAVTAPGVMTPTEAIRGYEAGADFVKVFPAKTVGPAHLGAMKGPLGQIPMMPTGGVSPDNAAEYIDAGAFAVGAGGALVDYDAAERGDYETITETAREFTRVVEEARGGD encoded by the coding sequence ATGAACGAGACGCTCTCACGGCTCGTCGACAGCGGCGTCGTCGCGGTGCTGCGCGGCGTGCCCGCCGACCAGCTCATCGAGATCGCCGAGGCGCTGCGCGAGGGCGGGGTCACCGCCGTCGAGATCACCGCCGACACGTCCGAGGTCGCCGACCTCATCGGCGAGGTCGCCGGCTCCTTCGACGACGAGGTCGTCGTCGGCACGGGGACGGTCCTCGACAGCGAGACCGCCCGGACCACGCTGATGGCGGGCGCCGAGTTCGTCGTCTCGCCCAGCCTCCACGAGGACGTCATCGAGACGTGTAACCGCTACGGCGCCGTCACCGCGCCGGGCGTGATGACCCCGACCGAGGCGATCCGAGGCTACGAGGCCGGCGCGGACTTCGTGAAGGTGTTCCCGGCGAAGACCGTCGGCCCGGCCCACCTCGGCGCGATGAAGGGCCCGCTCGGCCAGATCCCGATGATGCCGACCGGCGGCGTGAGCCCCGACAACGCGGCGGAGTACATCGACGCGGGCGCGTTCGCGGTCGGCGCCGGCGGCGCGCTCGTCGACTACGACGCCGCCGAGCGCGGCGACTACGAGACCATCACCGAGACCGCCCGCGAGTTCACGCGGGTCGTCGAGGAGGCGCGCGGCGGCGACTGA
- a CDS encoding DUF3592 domain-containing protein — protein sequence MSGGLSIDGPKTLKGALLLLVVGLAVTGYGAYDYTQQSDAVDDAVAVDAAITDVGVESTATGSSPGADYRPTVRFTYEYEGTEYASTNVYPSAITSNYDTESAAREVVAAYAVNESTTAYVDPADPDGAFLKTETSNAPLFAAALGLFLALGGGVSAVKRIRG from the coding sequence ATGAGCGGCGGCCTCTCGATAGACGGCCCGAAGACGCTGAAGGGCGCGCTGCTCCTGTTGGTGGTCGGGCTCGCGGTCACCGGCTACGGCGCGTACGACTACACGCAGCAGTCCGACGCGGTCGACGACGCGGTCGCGGTCGACGCCGCGATCACCGACGTCGGCGTCGAGTCGACCGCGACCGGGAGCAGTCCGGGCGCGGACTACCGACCGACGGTCCGGTTCACCTACGAGTACGAGGGGACCGAGTACGCGAGCACCAACGTCTACCCCTCGGCGATCACGTCGAACTACGACACCGAGTCGGCGGCCCGCGAGGTCGTCGCGGCGTACGCCGTCAACGAGTCGACCACCGCCTACGTCGACCCGGCCGACCCGGACGGGGCGTTCCTGAAGACGGAGACGTCGAACGCGCCGCTGTTCGCGGCCGCGCTCGGCCTGTTCCTCGCCCTCGGCGGCGGAGTGTCAGCCGTCAAGCGGATCCGCGGCTGA
- a CDS encoding amino acid-binding protein, protein MSDRRDGTPAAALDAEDATDAAEGADGASPDGGHAAAAPSTHTVRLELVDEPGQLLAALHPIADNGGNLLSIYHERGNKTPRGRIPVEVDFEATPERFEEIVDALRSEGVNVMQAGTERYAEEVTLLLFGHLIDTDLSDTLSRIEACESASVADVSLAAPQGTEEVSSARLRLEARAGETDAALAAVRELAAEKDLRVVEPLTGVDA, encoded by the coding sequence GTGAGCGACCGTCGCGACGGGACGCCGGCGGCCGCGCTCGACGCCGAGGACGCGACCGACGCCGCGGAGGGCGCGGACGGGGCCTCCCCGGACGGCGGCCACGCGGCCGCGGCCCCCTCCACGCACACGGTGCGGCTGGAGCTGGTCGACGAGCCCGGCCAGCTGCTCGCCGCGCTCCACCCGATCGCGGACAACGGCGGGAACCTCCTGTCGATCTACCACGAGCGCGGGAACAAGACGCCCCGCGGGCGGATCCCGGTCGAGGTCGACTTCGAGGCGACCCCCGAGCGGTTCGAGGAGATCGTCGACGCGCTCCGCAGCGAGGGCGTGAACGTGATGCAGGCGGGCACCGAGCGCTACGCCGAGGAGGTGACGCTGCTCCTGTTCGGCCACCTCATCGACACCGACCTCTCCGACACCCTCTCGCGGATCGAGGCCTGCGAGTCGGCGTCGGTCGCCGACGTGTCGCTCGCGGCGCCGCAGGGCACCGAAGAGGTGTCGAGCGCGCGGCTCCGGCTGGAAGCGCGCGCCGGCGAGACGGACGCGGCGCTCGCGGCGGTCCGCGAGCTGGCGGCGGAGAAGGACCTCCGCGTCGTCGAGCCGCTCACGGGGGTGGACGCGTGA
- a CDS encoding homoserine dehydrogenase gives MRLAVIGAGAVGRSVVELAGEYGHEVVAVADSSSATVADGSGAGAGVDPDAVVARKAERGIVGDADPEDALAADYDALVEATPTTLGDAEPGFSHVTRALERDRHAVLANKGPVAERFGDLRAAVDDSDGEIRFEATVGGAIPAVSTVEDIEPGHVTAVRGVLNGTANFILTRMAAEGLDYDHVLAEAQDLGVAEADPSFDVDGTDAALKCVILANVLSFGAADDPADAREFTLDDAEVSGIRDVPGSALRLAAEDGRTVRLIGEATGETVRVAPRLVPENGTLAVSGTQNIVQIETTHAGRLNISGRGAGGPETASAVLGDVGRLE, from the coding sequence GTGAGACTCGCCGTCATCGGCGCGGGCGCGGTCGGGCGCTCCGTCGTCGAGCTGGCGGGCGAGTACGGCCACGAGGTCGTCGCGGTCGCGGACTCGTCGAGCGCGACGGTCGCCGACGGGAGCGGCGCCGGGGCCGGCGTCGACCCAGACGCGGTCGTCGCGCGGAAGGCGGAGCGCGGGATCGTCGGCGACGCGGACCCCGAGGACGCCCTCGCGGCGGACTACGACGCGCTCGTGGAGGCGACGCCGACGACGCTGGGCGACGCCGAGCCCGGCTTCTCGCACGTGACCCGCGCGCTGGAGCGCGACCGCCACGCGGTCCTCGCGAACAAGGGCCCGGTCGCGGAGCGGTTCGGCGACCTCCGGGCAGCCGTCGACGACAGCGACGGCGAGATTCGGTTCGAGGCGACCGTCGGCGGCGCGATCCCCGCGGTCTCGACCGTCGAGGACATCGAGCCGGGCCACGTCACCGCCGTCCGGGGCGTGCTCAACGGCACGGCGAACTTCATCCTGACGCGGATGGCCGCCGAGGGGCTCGACTACGACCACGTGCTCGCGGAGGCGCAGGACCTCGGCGTCGCCGAGGCCGACCCGTCCTTCGACGTGGACGGGACGGACGCGGCGCTGAAGTGCGTCATCCTCGCGAACGTGCTGTCTTTCGGCGCGGCCGACGACCCGGCCGACGCCCGGGAGTTCACGCTCGACGACGCGGAGGTCTCCGGGATCCGCGACGTGCCCGGCTCCGCGCTCCGGCTCGCGGCCGAGGACGGGCGGACGGTGCGGCTGATCGGCGAGGCGACCGGCGAGACGGTCCGCGTCGCGCCGCGGCTCGTCCCCGAGAACGGGACGCTCGCGGTCTCCGGCACCCAGAACATCGTCCAGATCGAGACCACCCACGCCGGCCGGCTCAACATCTCCGGCCGCGGCGCGGGCGGCCCCGAGACCGCGAGCGCCGTCCTCGGCGACGTCGGGCGGTTGGAGTAG
- the tuf gene encoding translation elongation factor EF-1 subunit alpha, producing MSDKPHQNLAIIGHVDHGKSTLVGRLLFETGSVPEHVIEQHREEAEEKGKGGFEFAYVMDNLAEERERGVTIDIAHQEFDTDEYYFTIVDCPGHRDFVKNMITGASQADNAVLVVAADDGVAPQTREHVFLARTLGINELIIGVNKMDLVDYQESSYKEVIGEVEDLLNQVRFATDDTTFVPISAFEGDNVAEASENTPWYDGPTLLESLNDLPEAEPPTDAPLRLPIQDVYTISGIGTVPVGRVETGILNTGDNVSFQPSDVGGEVKTVEMHHEEVPKAEPGDNVGFNVRGIGKDDIRRGDVCGPADDPPSVAETFQAQVVVMQHPSVITAGYTPVFHAHTAQVACTIESIDQKIDPSSGEVAEENPDFIKSGDAAVVTVRPQKPLSIEPSGEIPELGSFAIRDMGQTIAAGKVLEVNER from the coding sequence ATGAGTGACAAACCGCACCAGAACCTGGCCATCATCGGCCACGTCGACCACGGCAAGAGTACGCTCGTGGGTCGCCTCCTCTTCGAGACGGGGAGCGTCCCCGAGCACGTAATCGAGCAGCACCGCGAGGAAGCCGAAGAGAAGGGCAAGGGCGGCTTCGAGTTCGCCTACGTGATGGACAACCTCGCCGAGGAGCGCGAGCGCGGCGTCACGATCGACATCGCCCACCAGGAGTTCGACACCGACGAGTACTACTTCACCATCGTCGACTGTCCGGGCCACCGTGACTTCGTGAAGAACATGATCACGGGCGCCTCGCAGGCCGACAACGCGGTGCTCGTCGTCGCGGCCGACGACGGCGTCGCGCCCCAGACCCGCGAGCACGTGTTCCTGGCCCGCACGCTCGGGATCAACGAGCTCATCATCGGCGTCAACAAGATGGACCTGGTCGACTACCAGGAGTCCTCCTACAAGGAGGTCATCGGCGAGGTCGAGGACCTGCTCAACCAGGTCCGCTTCGCGACCGACGACACCACGTTCGTGCCGATCTCGGCGTTCGAGGGCGACAACGTCGCCGAGGCGTCCGAGAACACGCCGTGGTACGACGGCCCCACCCTGCTGGAGTCGCTCAACGACCTGCCGGAGGCCGAGCCGCCGACGGACGCGCCGCTCCGCCTGCCGATCCAGGACGTCTACACCATCTCCGGCATCGGGACCGTCCCCGTGGGACGCGTCGAGACCGGGATCCTCAACACCGGCGACAACGTCTCCTTCCAGCCGTCCGACGTGGGCGGCGAGGTGAAGACGGTCGAGATGCACCACGAAGAGGTGCCCAAGGCCGAGCCCGGTGACAACGTCGGGTTCAACGTCCGCGGCATCGGCAAGGACGACATCCGCCGCGGCGACGTCTGTGGCCCGGCCGACGACCCGCCGAGCGTCGCCGAGACGTTCCAGGCCCAGGTCGTCGTCATGCAGCACCCGTCGGTCATCACGGCCGGCTACACCCCGGTCTTCCACGCCCACACGGCGCAGGTCGCCTGTACGATCGAGTCGATCGACCAGAAGATCGACCCGTCGTCCGGCGAGGTCGCCGAGGAGAACCCGGACTTCATCAAGTCCGGCGACGCGGCGGTCGTCACCGTGCGCCCCCAGAAGCCGCTCAGCATCGAGCCGTCCGGCGAGATTCCGGAGCTCGGCAGCTTCGCCATCCGCGACATGGGTCAGACCATCGCGGCCGGCAAGGTGCTGGAAGTCAACGAGCGATAA
- a CDS encoding elongation factor EF-2: MGRRKKIVQECERLMDNPEHIRNIAIAAHVDHGKTTLSDNLLAGAGMISEDTAGEQLAMDTKEDEQERGITIDAANVSMTHEYEDTNHLINLIDTPGHVDFGGDVTRAMRAVDGALVVVDAVEGAMPQTETVLRQALREGVKPTLFINKVDRLISELQEGPQEMQERLMSVIADVNELIRGMAENMDDIPEDWTVSVEDGTVGFGSALYKWGVSMPSMQRTGMDFGDIMELEQNDKRQELHERTPLSDVVLDMVCEHFPNPVDAQPRRVPRIWRGDPDTDLAEGMQLVDEDGEVVFMVTDISMDPHAGEIATGRVFSGTLEKGQELYVSGTAGKNRIQSVGLFMGSEREEVERVPAGNIASVTGLRDAIAGSTVSSVEMTPFESIEHISEPVITKSVEAQNMDDLPKLIETLQQVAKEDPTIQIEINEDTGEHLISGQGELHLEVITQRIQDNQGIPVITGEPIVVFREQPQEESREVEGQSPNRHNKFYITVEPLDQDIVDAIQLGEVSMDMPELERREALQEAGMDKDTSQNVEDIHRTNILIDDTKGIQHLNETMELVLEGLQEALDDGPLAAEPVQGSLFRLHDAKLHEDTIHRGPAQVIPAVRDAVHRALIDGEVRLLEPIQDVRIDVPSEHMGAASGEIQGRRGRVDDMYQEGDLMVVEGIAPVEEMIGFSSDIRSATEGRASWNTENAGFRVLVDNLQREKIMEIRERKGMKLELPQSIDYF; the protein is encoded by the coding sequence ATGGGCCGACGCAAGAAGATCGTTCAGGAATGTGAGCGGCTGATGGACAACCCGGAGCACATCCGGAACATCGCCATCGCCGCCCACGTCGACCACGGGAAGACGACGCTCTCCGACAACCTGCTGGCGGGCGCCGGCATGATCTCCGAGGACACCGCGGGCGAGCAGCTCGCGATGGACACGAAGGAGGACGAGCAGGAGCGCGGCATCACCATCGACGCGGCGAACGTCTCGATGACCCACGAGTACGAGGACACCAACCACCTCATCAACCTCATCGACACCCCGGGCCACGTCGACTTCGGTGGCGACGTGACCCGCGCGATGCGCGCGGTCGACGGCGCGCTGGTGGTCGTCGACGCCGTCGAGGGCGCGATGCCCCAGACGGAGACGGTGCTCCGGCAGGCGCTCCGCGAGGGCGTGAAGCCGACGCTGTTCATCAACAAGGTCGACCGCCTCATCTCCGAGCTCCAGGAGGGCCCCCAGGAGATGCAGGAGCGGCTGATGTCCGTCATCGCCGACGTCAACGAGCTCATCCGCGGGATGGCCGAGAACATGGACGACATCCCCGAGGACTGGACCGTCTCCGTCGAGGACGGCACGGTCGGGTTCGGCTCCGCGCTGTACAAGTGGGGCGTCTCGATGCCCTCGATGCAGCGGACCGGCATGGACTTCGGCGACATCATGGAACTGGAGCAGAACGACAAGCGGCAGGAGCTCCACGAGCGCACGCCGCTGTCGGACGTCGTGCTCGACATGGTCTGCGAGCACTTCCCGAACCCGGTCGACGCCCAGCCCCGCCGCGTTCCGCGCATCTGGCGCGGCGACCCCGACACCGACCTCGCCGAGGGCATGCAGCTCGTCGACGAGGACGGCGAGGTCGTCTTCATGGTCACCGACATCTCGATGGACCCGCACGCCGGCGAGATCGCGACCGGCCGCGTCTTCTCCGGCACGCTGGAGAAGGGCCAGGAGCTGTACGTCTCCGGCACCGCGGGCAAGAACCGCATCCAGAGCGTCGGCCTCTTCATGGGGTCCGAGCGCGAGGAAGTGGAGCGCGTCCCCGCCGGGAACATCGCGTCGGTCACCGGCCTCCGCGACGCCATCGCCGGCTCGACGGTCTCCTCGGTCGAGATGACGCCGTTCGAGTCGATCGAGCACATCTCCGAGCCGGTCATCACGAAGTCCGTCGAGGCCCAGAACATGGACGACCTGCCGAAGCTCATCGAGACGCTCCAGCAGGTCGCCAAGGAGGACCCGACGATCCAGATCGAGATCAACGAGGACACGGGCGAGCACCTCATCAGCGGGCAGGGCGAGCTCCACCTCGAAGTGATCACCCAGCGGATCCAGGACAACCAGGGCATCCCGGTCATCACCGGCGAACCGATCGTCGTGTTCCGCGAGCAGCCCCAGGAGGAGTCCCGCGAGGTCGAGGGGCAGTCGCCGAACCGCCACAACAAGTTCTACATCACCGTCGAGCCGCTCGACCAGGACATCGTCGACGCCATCCAGCTCGGCGAGGTCTCGATGGACATGCCCGAACTGGAGCGCCGCGAGGCGCTGCAGGAGGCCGGCATGGACAAGGACACCTCGCAGAACGTCGAGGACATCCACCGGACAAACATTCTCATCGACGACACGAAGGGGATTCAGCACCTCAACGAGACGATGGAGCTCGTCCTCGAAGGGCTCCAGGAGGCGCTCGACGACGGCCCGCTCGCCGCCGAGCCGGTCCAGGGGTCGCTGTTCCGGCTCCACGACGCGAAGCTCCACGAGGACACCATCCACCGCGGTCCGGCGCAGGTCATCCCGGCGGTCCGCGACGCGGTCCACCGCGCGCTGATCGACGGCGAGGTCCGCCTGCTGGAGCCGATCCAGGACGTCCGGATCGACGTGCCCTCGGAGCACATGGGCGCGGCGTCCGGCGAGATCCAGGGCCGCCGCGGCCGCGTCGACGACATGTACCAGGAGGGCGACCTCATGGTCGTCGAGGGCATCGCGCCCGTCGAGGAGATGATCGGGTTCTCCTCCGACATCCGCTCGGCCACCGAGGGCCGCGCCTCGTGGAACACCGAGAACGCGGGCTTCCGCGTGCTCGTCGACAACCTCCAGCGCGAGAAGATCATGGAGATCCGCGAGCGCAAGGGCATGAAGCTGGAGCTGCCGCAGTCGATCGACTACTTCTGA